A window of Thermodesulfatator atlanticus DSM 21156 contains these coding sequences:
- the hldE gene encoding bifunctional D-glycero-beta-D-manno-heptose-7-phosphate kinase/D-glycero-beta-D-manno-heptose 1-phosphate adenylyltransferase HldE, which produces MLSDLDFTDVSILVVGDLMLDKYYFGSVNRISPEAPVPIVEVNSSKYTLGGAGNVLNNIINIKAKAYVVGTIGRDPNREILKQLLEERKVNYYLLERDLPTITKVRVIAGHQQVVRIDFEEIKFLDNKESKKIEQYILSIIDKVNCLVVSDYGKGVICPELSRFIIELAYEKDFPVVVDPKGKNWSKYKGATIVTPNLKELSDVLNVEVKNEDGEIEKYGKEVRKKYNLKYLLVTRSEKGMSLIAEDKVYHISSEAKEVYDVSGAGDTVVATLATAMSAGFSILNAVKLANTAAGIVVSKIGTAPITLEELKEALRGYKNKKVKSLKELIHELKILRNEGKRIVFTNGCFDILHRGHIEYLREAKTFGDILIVGFNSDNSIKKIKGKDRPINKQEDRAELLASLEFVDYVVIFDEETPYNLIKNIKPDVLVKGGDYRIEEVVGREFAKETVLVSFIKDYSTTRIIEKIRSIE; this is translated from the coding sequence ATGTTAAGTGATCTAGATTTTACCGATGTTTCTATACTGGTTGTTGGTGACTTGATGCTTGATAAATATTATTTTGGAAGTGTAAATAGAATCTCTCCAGAAGCGCCTGTTCCTATAGTAGAGGTTAATTCCTCTAAATATACTCTGGGTGGAGCTGGAAATGTACTCAATAATATTATTAACATAAAAGCTAAGGCTTATGTAGTTGGAACTATCGGACGAGATCCAAATAGAGAAATTTTAAAGCAACTTTTAGAAGAGAGAAAAGTTAATTATTATTTATTGGAAAGAGATTTACCTACAATTACAAAAGTTAGAGTTATAGCAGGACATCAACAGGTAGTCAGGATAGATTTTGAAGAGATAAAGTTTTTAGACAACAAAGAATCGAAAAAAATTGAACAATATATTTTATCTATAATTGATAAAGTCAATTGTTTGGTTGTTTCGGACTATGGCAAGGGAGTTATTTGCCCTGAATTATCAAGGTTTATTATAGAACTGGCTTATGAAAAAGATTTTCCTGTAGTTGTTGATCCTAAAGGTAAGAATTGGTCTAAATATAAGGGAGCGACTATTGTTACACCTAACCTAAAAGAGCTTTCTGATGTATTGAATGTAGAAGTAAAGAATGAGGATGGTGAGATAGAAAAATACGGTAAAGAAGTTAGAAAAAAGTATAATCTAAAATATCTGTTGGTAACTCGGTCAGAGAAAGGTATGAGTTTGATTGCTGAAGATAAGGTTTATCATATAAGCTCAGAAGCAAAAGAGGTTTACGATGTTTCCGGTGCCGGAGATACAGTTGTTGCGACACTGGCAACAGCTATGTCCGCTGGATTTAGTATACTAAATGCTGTAAAACTTGCCAATACAGCTGCAGGCATAGTGGTGAGTAAAATAGGCACGGCGCCTATTACTTTAGAAGAATTAAAAGAGGCGCTAAGAGGCTACAAAAATAAAAAGGTTAAATCTCTTAAGGAGTTAATACATGAATTGAAAATATTAAGAAATGAAGGAAAGAGGATTGTATTTACAAATGGATGTTTTGATATTTTACACAGGGGACATATAGAGTATTTAAGAGAGGCTAAAACTTTTGGAGACATTCTTATTGTTGGCTTTAATAGTGATAATTCTATAAAGAAGATAAAAGGTAAAGATAGGCCTATAAATAAACAAGAAGACAGGGCGGAACTACTTGCAAGTTTGGAATTTGTAGACTATGTAGTCATATTTGATGAAGAAACCCCTTATAATCTTATTAAAAACATAAAACCAGATGTGTTGGTCAAGGGGGGCGACTATAGAATTGAAGAAGTAGTGGGAAGAGAATTTGCTAAGGAAACAGTATTAGTGTCTTTTATTAAGGATTATTCAACCACAAGGATAATAGAGAAAATAAGAAGTATCGAATGA
- a CDS encoding transposase, translating to MTILVYGMIMEGTSNLQRITDSLLYWAKNESLYKRFMRFFDKRMDLRGIGLFLLKRFLFLLKNVSGSKKVMIYLIIDRHEWERGKKVNNLLTLMIYSPEWNIGFPIQVIDLDSKGNSSIEEREFLLEEVYEILREDIERGRIEVMILGDREFVGERWEDYIGSKFGNYILRVKRDYEVCDGKKVVDIYKEMGIGEVREIRRDGWRVVIKRLSACSDRRDDCLALVTLDMSSKAEEIIGIYGKRWRIEKMFLNMESNGFRISDTRFRDSSKVEMLVYILAICYYLSEVVGRLNEKEWMKGKKSIFLAGFRGVKRLFRGIFLREIERIWEILVEFESRFRMDLAFNLVAKSVQ from the coding sequence TTGACCATACTTGTTTATGGGATGATTATGGAAGGCACATCAAATCTTCAGCGCATAACTGATTCCCTCCTTTATTGGGCTAAAAATGAAAGCCTTTACAAGAGATTTATGCGTTTTTTTGACAAGCGTATGGACTTAAGGGGTATAGGGCTTTTTCTTTTGAAGAGATTTTTGTTCTTATTGAAGAATGTCTCTGGTTCTAAGAAGGTAATGATCTATTTGATAATAGACAGGCATGAATGGGAGCGAGGGAAGAAGGTCAACAATTTGCTTACTTTGATGATCTATTCTCCGGAGTGGAATATAGGGTTTCCGATACAGGTAATAGATTTAGACAGTAAAGGGAATTCTTCTATAGAGGAACGCGAATTTTTATTGGAGGAGGTTTATGAGATATTGAGGGAAGATATAGAGAGAGGTAGGATAGAAGTAATGATATTAGGAGACAGGGAATTTGTAGGAGAGAGATGGGAGGATTATATAGGTAGCAAGTTTGGGAACTATATTTTAAGAGTTAAGAGGGATTACGAGGTATGTGATGGGAAGAAGGTGGTAGATATTTATAAAGAGATGGGTATAGGAGAGGTGAGGGAGATTAGGAGGGATGGATGGAGGGTAGTGATAAAGAGGTTATCTGCTTGTAGTGATAGGAGAGATGATTGTTTAGCATTAGTGACATTAGATATGAGTAGTAAGGCGGAGGAGATAATAGGGATTTATGGGAAGAGGTGGCGGATAGAGAAGATGTTTTTAAATATGGAGAGCAATGGGTTTCGGATAAGCGATACGAGGTTTAGAGACAGCAGTAAGGTAGAGATGTTGGTATATATATTGGCGATATGTTATTATTTATCAGAGGTAGTAGGGAGATTAAATGAGAAAGAGTGGATGAAAGGCAAGAAGAGTATCTTTTTAGCTGGATTCAGAGGGGTAAAGAGGCTTTTTAGAGGGATATTTTTGAGAGAGATAGAAAGGATTTGGGAGATCTTAGTTGAATTTGAGTCTAGATTTAGAATGGATTTAGCATTTAACTTGGTGGCTAAAAGTGTCCAGTAG